From Paenibacillus sp. PK3_47, the proteins below share one genomic window:
- a CDS encoding response regulator transcription factor: MTESILVVEDEVKIARLLQIELECEGYRVDIAGSGHEGLESYQNRQPDLILLDVMLPGFSGIELLRRIRLNDAHTPVLMLTAKGSVEDKVSGLDLGANDYITKPFQIEELLARVRAALRLASARTAAETVTDQWLKAEDLQLNETTREVIRAGRRIDLTPREFDLLVYLLKNKRQVLNREQIMTAVWGYDYYGDTNVVDVYIRYVRKKIDQGGQNELIHTVRGIGYVLKESQ, translated from the coding sequence ATGACAGAATCCATTCTGGTTGTCGAGGATGAAGTAAAAATCGCAAGACTGCTGCAGATTGAGCTGGAATGCGAAGGGTACCGCGTGGATATAGCGGGCAGCGGGCATGAGGGGCTGGAGAGCTATCAGAACCGGCAGCCGGATCTGATCCTGCTGGATGTCATGCTTCCGGGCTTCAGCGGTATTGAGCTGCTGCGGCGTATCCGGCTGAATGATGCCCATACTCCGGTTTTGATGCTGACCGCCAAAGGCTCTGTGGAAGATAAAGTCTCCGGGCTTGATCTCGGGGCGAATGACTATATCACCAAACCCTTTCAAATCGAGGAACTGCTGGCACGTGTACGCGCCGCCCTGCGGCTTGCGTCTGCCCGCACAGCAGCAGAGACAGTTACAGACCAATGGCTGAAGGCTGAGGATCTGCAATTAAATGAGACCACCCGTGAGGTGATCCGGGCAGGCCGCAGGATTGATCTCACTCCCAGAGAGTTTGACCTGCTGGTATACCTGCTGAAGAACAAACGCCAGGTGCTGAACCGCGAGCAAATTATGACAGCGGTCTGGGGCTATGACTATTACGGGGATACGAATGTGGTGGATGTCTACATCCGGTATGTCCGTAAAAAAATCGATCAGGGCGGACAGAACGAGCTGATCCATACCGTCCGGGGGATCGGATATGTGCTGAAGGAATCCCAATGA
- the aroD gene encoding type I 3-dehydroquinate dehydratase has protein sequence MSGTVTVKNVTLGEGMPKICVPLVGATLPELESEAEALKTLAPDMAEWRCDLFAGVEDMEAVKETLHRINTILPEIPLIFTFRSTREGGDKEISKEYYIQLNKTAAESGHVDIIDVELFNEEADVRELIAAAHASGVFVILSNHDFTGTPDEEEIVSRLRRAQELGGDLPKIAVMPNSPGDVLTLLSATNRMQEQYADRPIITMSMAGEGVISRLAGEIFGSALTFGAACKPSAPGQVAAAELRKVLELLHRSL, from the coding sequence ATGAGCGGTACAGTAACGGTTAAGAATGTGACCCTCGGTGAGGGGATGCCCAAGATTTGTGTACCGCTGGTCGGAGCAACATTGCCGGAGCTCGAGAGTGAGGCTGAGGCACTGAAAACACTGGCTCCGGATATGGCGGAGTGGCGCTGTGATTTGTTTGCCGGCGTTGAAGACATGGAGGCAGTGAAGGAAACACTGCACCGGATCAACACCATTCTGCCGGAGATTCCGCTGATCTTCACCTTCCGCAGCACCAGAGAAGGCGGGGACAAGGAGATTTCCAAAGAGTATTACATCCAGCTGAACAAGACGGCTGCCGAAAGCGGCCATGTTGATATTATTGATGTGGAACTGTTCAACGAGGAAGCGGATGTCCGTGAGCTGATTGCTGCTGCACATGCCAGCGGGGTATTCGTGATTCTCTCCAATCATGATTTTACGGGAACGCCGGATGAAGAGGAGATCGTATCCCGGCTGCGCAGGGCACAGGAGCTCGGCGGGGATCTGCCGAAGATTGCCGTCATGCCTAACAGTCCCGGGGATGTGCTGACACTGCTGTCGGCAACGAACCGTATGCAGGAGCAGTACGCAGACCGTCCGATCATAACAATGTCCATGGCCGGGGAAGGAGTAATCAGCCGCCTGGCCGGTGAAATATTCGGCTCTGCGCTTACCTTTGGTGCAGCTTGCAAGCCTTCGGCTCCGGGCCAGGTAGCTGCTGCCGAGCTGAGGAAGGTACTGGAACTGCTGCACCGCAGTTTATAA